The following DNA comes from Mya arenaria isolate MELC-2E11 chromosome 11, ASM2691426v1.
gcataactttttttaaaaatcaaaggGCATAACTCATCTATTTTAAAGACGTAGTTATCAGCCTGGCTATCCATATGTGTATTGTCACTCAAGAAATGTGAGTGTGattatatcaaactttttttgcCGAGGTTTACGTTTTTtctcatattcattttttacgGCACCGATCTTTAGACAATaccttgatattttttttcatccaAAACACAAATTAGCGGAAAAGGTATCCACCACATTAAATGGACTCTTAGGTATTGTGAACTTATCCTGAAGTCTCGTCATGCAAGAAACACCTTTAGCAGAAATCAGAACGTGGACAATTGGTTAAGCTGCACAaagttaagaaatataaaacCAAGGGCAAAAGAGAATCTATagctgttttttttccaaaaacggTGTAGTGAAAGACCCAAATCTAAAGACTTCTAGtgaacaattaaacattttctctCACATTAACCTACAAATAAATCTGATAACCCAACACTACTTAAAGAAAACATAGGACAAATCTGATAACCCAACACTACTTAAAGAAAACATAGGACATTTGGTTCCTGAAAACAACAATGTAGGATAGTTGGTTTCTAAAATCATAAGCGGAGTTTCATTTGATCATCAATGTCTTAATTAAATGAACTGGTTACAAGCGAACAACTGTTTAGTCACTTTGGTAATAAAGTCATCATTTCTGTCAGCTTTCAATACAACATATGAATGTCAAATTACTCTGTTATGGCTGGTTGAAAACTGGAAAAAAACTTAAGAGAACACATATGTAGTGCAATTCTAATGGACCTCTCAAAAGCATTCGACTGCCTGCCCCAAGATATTGTCTTATATAAACTTGACCATATAGTATCTCAGCACCAGCATGTAAACTTATGCATTACCATAGTTATCGtacaaacagaaaacaacgggtcaaacttggtcaaattacCAGTGACTGGGATTACATCCTTAAGGGCGTGCCTCAAGGATCAACATTAAGGCCTCTAGTTTTTAACATCTTTCTCAATGACATCTTCTACTTTATCAATAAGGcagcattatttaaatatgcagCTACCGGTACATTTTCCTGTGTGATAAAAATCCCGTTGTTTTTAACACCACTTTTGAAAAAGAAAGTAACATTTGTATAAACTGGTTTACTTTCAATCAAATGCAGGCTTTTAGACATCAAGTTAGATGAcctgattaaaaaaatatgcaaacagGAAACGTGGTAATGAGACCAAACtaggttttcaatgattaacAGAAGAGCTTCATTTTGTAATGTGAGAATTATCTGTAAGCTGAATTGCTGCGAGCTGTGTGTTTGTTaaccatgaaaggtctccataaacacTTCATACAAAGTTTGGTGACAATACATCAACCCTAACTGGAGATATTGAGtttaaaccgtttttctattagagtaacagtaaccttgatcTTGATCCAAGGGGCCCAAAATGCTCTTGATTGAAAGGGCTCTATAAACCCTTCCTACGTaacaagtttggtcacaatatgtcaatcCAAAATGAAGTTATTCTGTACCAActgtttttccattttaaattaCTGTtgccttgaccttgaccctaggggacGAAAAATGTAAACCactaaaaggtctccataaacccttcctATATACAAAGTTGGATCACAacatgtcaaccctaactaaactcataggtgagtttgatgcCACCCGCCAacacagtggtaggtgctgatattgtcaggacACAAGCCTGGCAAAGGTTTGGATGTCAGCCTGTGGATAGGGATTAACCCAATCATAGCAGCTACCatgtctttgtttgaaaatgtcagGAAATTCAATTACGGTAGTAATCTACATTACATGATAAATTAAGTTACCCCTCTAAGCAAATACTTTCCAAAGACTTTTTCTAGCAAGCtatagtaaaaaataataagtcaGGTATCTATTGTTTTCATATCTACAAGTCGGGTACCTaatgtttcaacattttcaagTCAGGTACCTAATGTTTCTACATCTACAAGTCTAGTaccttttcatttaaattaatgtttatacaGCTACAAGTCAGATATCTAATGTTTTTATATCTACAAGTCTAGAACCTTATCATTAATGTTTATACATCTGCAAGTCAGGTTACTGTTTTCATATCTATTCAGTAAATCAGAGACAGAgcatataatgtataaattaaCAGAACCAAAAACTGTACGATCACAGTAAAAATGAACACAACCATAAACAGTATCCTGGTTATTAATTGATATACAGACGTCTAGTAGAAtagtgtaaaaaaatatatatacaaaagaaaaacatattgaaatttatgaaaacaacagtGCACTCTTTTGTAAGAGGGAATAAAAACAAGTCTGAACAGGAATTATCTTTTTACTCCAAACAGAAGTTTCGCTTTTATAGTCTTTGGAACATATCTAATAGTTAGCGAAACTCGAGTGGTTCGTGTAATTTTATCCCCAACATTCACACCCACACATTTGTCCAGATTAGCTACACTAGTATTGATGATGTCATCAGTTCTTTCTGCAATTCCATGGAGATATCTTGTGTACATATCATCCCTGACAAGGATCAGGCTTCGCGGCTGTAGCAGTATGGAGGAGACGTACCGATCCTCAAAAGCAGTGGCAATAGTCTGAAAATAAAGATATGACATAATGAAACTATGTTAATTTTTTCTTATcttatttgtcttaaaatataagaacaatataataaataacagGAACTGACTGAAACAGATTGACAGAAAAGTCATGTAAATGGTATTAAAGCTTGTGATAATATAAAgcttatgaaaatataaaacatgtgtattgtacatgtaagaCACTTTCCAACTGAAACAGAAGAAAAGCATGCAGATTCCAATGCTTGCTGGTTTTCTCTGTTGATCAAGGGGCATATTTAAGTCAGAGAAAGGAGGCTTGCTACTCTTGTAAATGCAACTGGTGACAATGTAACCATATTTAACAAGTTATGGCCACCAACATAGTTTTAGCACACTATGTCAatggcaataaaacaaaagctatGACTACACTACAGCAAGTGGCAGCATTTTGTAGGAGGCTTCATTGGACAAAGATCATGAGACAAACTGACAAGTTACAATAAGAAGTACAGATATCAACAAGAGTGCAAACTGTCGCAAAACAATTTTAAGGACACCAAGTATGATAAAAAATGGTTGTACGTTAAGCCAAATTTAGAGAGGTGACACTGTAAAAACAGTTTTCGCCAATTCAAGGGTCATGACTCTAAAGTGACTCAAGCGATATGACTGGTTATCtaacttgtccaagatatacAAATtctgaccaaacttggtgtTGATTGGACAGAGGCTTCCACAGTTACCGTATTaataaaagacaaattttaGGTATTTCTATAATATAGGGGCAATAACTCTCAAGTGACTCGagtgatatggctggttatcgacCTATCCAAAATGTTATTCtatacacattttgaccaaattagGTGATGATTGGTCCAgtgcttctaaagttattgatcttACAACATCCTGGATGCCGCCTGCCCACCTGCCTTTACCTCTCAGGtgaaacaataattttatgaatgggcttgtaaaaaggttttatcaAAACCCTCttattaatttgtattatataaacttTTTGGGCATGagtattctgataatcataccgAGGTATACTTGCTTCTATTAGATTTATAACTCccttaaaatgtcaaaaccGATACATGTAGCAGTACATATACATTGTAGAACCAGCCCGAAAGAAACCACAAccatactcaagtcaaatctcaatcttaaCTCTTTACAACTTAAAAGAATTGTATGattcttccatgttttttttatactttttgaaaacatattttctcgTAGAATGTGTtgttaaaaagattttttcaatatttcaaagaaaactaattctagagtataaaatatacttgagaatctttaaaaacaatgaactGTACTCGgatacatttttggctgtagaatagaTTTCCCTTGGAATTTGACCAAAGGCTTTTTTGAGCATATTCTATGATAGAGTGTgcttataaaactgtaaaaaacatatatgatttttaattaattttgatgctaTGTGGTATAAtgtgttgagactgagtttgagatttgacttaagtatttttgttaagCTTTGCATCTTGGTCTACAATTTCACCAGTATATTTTAGAATTCAACATGATACACATCAAATCTTATTATAACCTTTATACAGACTTAATCTGTACAAATCTGGATAACTTACTGCATTATATCTTTAAGTACTCACCTCACTGTTTACATTCATGTTTTCACTCTCACTGTGTTCCTGGATTGGCTTGTAGAAGTCAAGAAGAGTGTGTGACCCCAGGCTGATAGTGGAAACAGTTGGGAAGTAGAGAGGACCATCTACATGGGGCTGTAATGAGGGAGTTTGATCAGTGATACATTTGTGTGTAAGGCATGATGGGCGCTAGGACCAGCTTATTCCTGGATTGGCCTGTAAAGACAAGAAGAGTACTTTGTTCTTGAGATATTGCTCTGATATACTTTGTTTCAGCTACAGATAGTTGAactaacattaaaaaataaaccaataGCCATGTAGTGTACCTATAAGCCTAATTCTTCACATGAATGCACCTCTCATTCTCATAAATGGGtatgtatatacacatgctATGGCAAACTACAAAGAAACTATTAGGTGTTATTGGTCATTATGTTTACCATTATTCCTTGTCCCGCTTCATACTCATTCACAAGCACATGGTTGGGAACTTTGTCTTCAAACACCCCAAGCCTTGAGATTTTCTCAGCGCAGGTTTGTAACCACTGAAAAGCAAATGTATTTGTCCAGGCACCTTTGCAGACTCCATTTTTTAATAAGTGATAAGCCATTTATAAAAAGATCTAGGTGGTTTCAGGGGGCCATTTCATCAAAAATCATagaaataattttgaacaatTAAGGGGTTTTCAGCAGAAGAACTGCACCGTTGAATTGTGTTGTAGACCAAACCACTCCCATGATTTCAGATCATTACTAACAGCCTCTAGATTATGCCAAACCAAATCGTTTCTATACAGATGTTTAATGTCCACAGACAGATAGGTTTTAGGCTTCTCtatcgaaaaaacaacaacatatatatgaTCAACAATCTTGTTGAATAGTTTTAATTTCCTGTTTCTATAATTCAAACATGCTTCACGATCAACACACTTcataagttttatttgaactctttttgcaaagaaaatatCTACCGTAACATATGAGAATGGTCCGGAATGGACTAGGGAGGCTCTGGTGTCTATAATCTGCATAGGATGTAACTCATTTAGTATTGATCTTTTTaggggatgggggggggggagtctTTTTTTCAGGATAGCTAGATATGTTTTCATACTATGGgttgacataaaaacaatatgGTACGGCCTTAACATGAATTCactcaatatttgaaaaattgcgCTTTTTTATTACTATGCAAAAGTGATACATTTCATCCATTTTGTACACTTATGAAAAtagtaatacatatatttatatactgtaaaCTAAGTGACAGAGCCAAAATGAATCAATTATGGATTTTCTACTTCCGCTAAAGTGGAGGATTAAATTGGACTTGAATGCCTTTTGTCACAGTGTCAGCTTGTACTTTAATACAACATGCACAATTACAGAACGTAATGATGAGCACTGCAGTATAtggtacatttacatgtatatgaacaaAATCAAGGAAAGAAAGTATGTAAGGGTTTGAAGCACGAAACTTACCTTTGGTAGGTCCTCAGCTACCATACCCTTAGGATGCGGTAACCCCCCTGAAAATATTGGTACATTAGAGCACAAAAACAACAGTCATTCGCACAAGTGCTAAAGTGACTTGAAAATTtaacaagaaaatattttgttgatttacaCACTAAACAATTTGGTTGCTATAAAGATTAATAGAAAGATATTCATTTGGGAAGAGTCCCTCTAGACTGACACATTACTTTAGTTTGTCCTtaactttatttcttttacaaacatTGTCTAGAAGGTTTTACCTTCaagttttaaatgctaaatCAATTTTGTAGGCACAATGTTTTGTgagagtgtgatcttgtgttCAAAATGTACCCAGACAAATCCATCTTGTCTGGTTTGGTGATCAGCAATCAAATTTACATACACCAAGGCCGGGAATCAGGCTGGGAAACCTTGTTGAGCAACTCGTGTGCACACTTAACAACCAAGGTCATTTTTTACCAATCATGGCAATACACCAACCAGTCTGAAGCAAGACTTATTACTTGCTTAAATTTGTTTGTCTATAGTTTCTAATTAAATGGATTGCATTATTCAATCATGTGTTATCATTTACTTACAAAATGTAACAAGAACTGGCACAGGAACATGACAAATGCCCCGAAAGGCCTTGTTGACAGATAGCCATTAGCATTTGGGCCTGTATGGACAGATACATATAGCCTTGAGTATGTAACATATGTTCATGATGACCTACCCTACCTTCTGAAGTTTGAAAATAAGTTTGACCTGAACCATATTAAAAGAGCTTAGTACATgtgtttacattgaaataacaagTCAGTCCAACTCAAAATGTCAAAGGGTTCATCAGCTGGTCATTACTGACCTGCTTTCCAAGTTtgagcattcttcagttattgatcggaaacatATTTTGAAGGTACCACAACCTTGTCTTTTGACCCACTGACCACAAAATCAGCAGGGTTTCTTTGCTGGTCTttaccaaccaaccaaccatgTGTGATGTTCCTGGTCCAAAGTGTTTTTCCACTACTGATCAGAAACCTTGGGGGTGACAGACTGACAGATTGATGGACGAACAGAAGGTTGGATTACTATATTCCATCCTTTAGGGGGCATGAAAAACATTGGTCACTTCAATAAATTATTGACAACCTGCGCCTTCAATGTAATTGTAACATTGGCACTACTGACTgaatgaattatgtttaaataaattgttatgaCTAATGTACCCCAATTTTGAAGTCTCCTGTTTGAAAGCTGTGTCCATTTTGGTTTTGGGGCagtataaacatttttcaacaaatattctcCCTCTTCTCGTGAGATGAAGTCAGGTATGTAGTGGATAGATGGTGGCACCTGAAGTTACAAACGCAATTAAACAATTTAGATCTAACATCAAAATGACatccattttcttttaaaacccCATACCAGGTAcatgttatattgtattataactGAAATACTGTCACTGTTCAATTCTACTTAGTATCACACATTTCACTAGCATTAATTTTCTAGAGGACCAATATTTGGACT
Coding sequences within:
- the LOC128209580 gene encoding alpha-ketoglutarate-dependent dioxygenase alkB homolog 6-like, producing MIEEHLIGKVPPSIHYIPDFISREEGEYLLKNVYTAPKPKWTQLSNRRLQNWGGLPHPKGMVAEDLPKWLQTCAEKISRLGVFEDKVPNHVLVNEYEAGQGIMPHVDGPLYFPTVSTISLGSHTLLDFYKPIQEHSESENMNVNSETIATAFEDRYVSSILLQPRSLILVRDDMYTRYLHGIAERTDDIINTSVANLDKCVGVNVGDKITRTTRVSLTIRYVPKTIKAKLLFGVKR